One Microlunatus soli genomic window carries:
- a CDS encoding carbohydrate ABC transporter permease, translated as MSIDSRTAAEKAYYRNSQRPPWKEKPPIWLSAFKGVALVLVCLAVLYPFWNIIATSLASEHEITEHGGLIPFFPKAPTLAAYQTIFAGGTVTRAMLISIGITVIGTCLNVIFTASLAYALSRPIFAGRFILTTVLLTMLFGAGIIPNFLLINALGLYDSLAALIVPGLISAFNFLVMRNFFQSIPGELLDSARVDGAGDVSIFVRIVMPLSKAVTAVVALFYAVGHWNAYFNALLYLQDQNKWPLPLVLRLYVLQGQPVGATGSNVVTDAIPSIQAIQMAVVVVALVPILLVYPFLQRYFTKGVLTGAIKG; from the coding sequence ATGAGCATCGACAGCCGAACCGCCGCCGAGAAGGCCTACTACCGCAACAGTCAGCGGCCGCCGTGGAAGGAGAAGCCGCCGATCTGGCTGTCTGCCTTCAAGGGGGTGGCGCTCGTGCTGGTCTGTCTGGCGGTTCTCTATCCGTTCTGGAACATCATTGCCACCAGCCTCGCCTCCGAGCACGAGATCACCGAACACGGCGGACTGATCCCGTTCTTTCCCAAGGCGCCGACGCTGGCGGCGTACCAAACGATCTTCGCTGGAGGCACCGTGACCCGGGCGATGCTGATCAGCATCGGCATCACCGTGATCGGCACTTGCCTGAACGTGATCTTCACCGCCAGCCTGGCCTATGCACTGAGCCGTCCGATCTTCGCCGGCCGGTTCATCCTGACCACCGTCCTGCTGACCATGTTGTTCGGCGCCGGGATCATCCCGAACTTCCTGTTGATCAACGCTCTCGGGCTCTACGACAGTCTGGCCGCGTTGATCGTCCCGGGGTTGATCAGTGCCTTCAACTTCCTGGTGATGCGGAACTTCTTCCAGTCCATCCCCGGCGAGCTGCTGGACTCCGCGCGGGTCGACGGCGCCGGCGACGTCTCCATCTTCGTCCGGATCGTGATGCCGCTGTCCAAGGCGGTCACCGCCGTGGTGGCGCTGTTCTACGCCGTCGGCCATTGGAACGCCTACTTCAACGCCCTGCTCTATCTGCAGGACCAGAACAAATGGCCGCTGCCGCTGGTGTTGCGGCTGTACGTCCTGCAGGGCCAGCCGGTCGGCGCCACCGGCAGCAACGTGGTGACCGACGCGATCCCGTCGATCCAGGCGATCCAGATGGCGGTAGTGGTCGTCGCGCTGGTGCCGATCCTGCTGGTCTATCCGTTCCTGCAGCGCTACTTCACCAAGGGAGTGCTGACCGGCGCCATCAAGGGGTGA
- a CDS encoding nitrilase-related carbon-nitrogen hydrolase gives MTTIRAAISQTTWTGDQPSMLDKHEQFARDAAAGGAQVICFQELFHGPYFGIVQDPKYYRFAEPADGPVVQRFAALARELGIVMVLPIYEEEHAGVYYNTAVLVDADGTVIGKYRKNHLPQVEKFWEKFYFRPGNLGYPVFDTSIGRIGMYICYDRHFPEGWRELGLAGADMVFNPNATKPGLSNRLWEIEQPAAAVANGYFVLAPNRVGREDNEFGDEAVDFYGRSQVVDPRGNYVGELGASDHEELLIRDLDLDLVRQMREDWQFYRDRRPDSYTVISKP, from the coding sequence ATGACGACGATTCGCGCGGCGATCAGTCAGACGACCTGGACCGGTGACCAGCCCTCGATGCTGGACAAGCATGAGCAGTTCGCCCGGGACGCCGCGGCCGGCGGCGCCCAGGTGATCTGCTTCCAGGAGCTCTTTCACGGGCCGTACTTCGGCATCGTGCAGGATCCGAAGTACTACCGCTTCGCCGAGCCCGCCGACGGGCCGGTGGTGCAGCGATTCGCTGCACTGGCACGCGAGTTGGGGATCGTGATGGTGCTGCCGATCTATGAGGAGGAGCACGCCGGCGTCTACTACAACACCGCCGTCCTCGTCGACGCCGACGGCACCGTGATCGGCAAGTACCGCAAGAACCATCTGCCGCAGGTGGAGAAGTTCTGGGAGAAGTTCTACTTCCGTCCCGGCAACCTCGGCTACCCGGTCTTCGACACCTCGATCGGCCGGATCGGGATGTACATCTGTTACGACCGGCACTTTCCCGAGGGTTGGCGGGAACTCGGCCTGGCCGGTGCCGACATGGTCTTCAACCCCAACGCGACCAAGCCGGGGCTGTCCAACCGACTGTGGGAGATCGAACAACCGGCCGCCGCCGTCGCCAACGGCTACTTCGTGCTCGCTCCCAATCGGGTCGGCCGGGAGGACAACGAGTTCGGCGACGAGGCGGTGGACTTCTACGGCCGCAGTCAGGTCGTCGACCCCCGCGGCAACTACGTCGGCGAGCTCGGGGCCAGCGACCACGAGGAGCTGCTGATCCGTGATCTCGACCTCGATCTGGTCCGGCAGATGCGTGAGGACTGGCAGTTCTACCGGGATCGTCGCCCCGACAGCTACACCGTGATCAGCAAGCCCTGA
- a CDS encoding DUF4832 domain-containing protein, which produces MTADTTRVLKNPLSGWVLYGSTGVADDYWQSLDDLAAPVRIQGYANTLYLRIAWSVLNPAEDVYGWNTDDKLKSLIDTARQRGMKLAFRVVTDSRDKATDFTPSYVRGAGAQGYQTQTGSHTVWTAYPDDPIFRAKYEKFLIAFAAEFNDPEVVDFMDGYGLGKWGEGHSLIYLDDANREEVFRWNIGLWLRLFDKVPVAVNYHRFIGWHKPGDPPSATTGWGSPAPGSLELLTWAFEQGCSLRHDAFGMTTYYGQWERDLAAAWKFRRPVIMEGGWITGSHSYTDDPRGYQTPRDVRQGEYDDSAEGHVNTMDFRVGNETLSWFNDAPDLIDAFTANGSYRLYPDTLSLPTVLHPGAAPTIVHRWSNDGWGYCPNNLPQWGYRYKPAFALLDEDLTVVATAVDRDAEPSVWLRGTSTEYRFTPKIDNVPGGRYQWGVAVVDTGRSDTPGLELAAEGRVSPSGWLLVGDCTVG; this is translated from the coding sequence GTGACAGCCGACACTACCCGGGTGCTGAAGAACCCCTTGTCCGGTTGGGTTCTTTACGGCAGCACCGGAGTTGCCGACGACTACTGGCAGTCCCTGGATGATCTTGCCGCACCGGTGCGGATCCAGGGCTACGCCAACACCCTCTATCTGCGGATCGCCTGGTCGGTGCTCAACCCGGCCGAGGACGTCTACGGGTGGAACACCGACGACAAGCTGAAATCCTTGATCGACACCGCCCGGCAGCGCGGCATGAAGCTCGCCTTCCGAGTGGTCACCGACAGCCGCGACAAGGCCACCGACTTCACGCCGTCCTATGTCCGCGGCGCCGGCGCGCAGGGTTATCAGACCCAGACCGGCAGTCACACGGTCTGGACCGCCTATCCTGACGATCCGATCTTCCGGGCCAAGTACGAGAAGTTCCTGATCGCCTTCGCCGCGGAGTTCAACGATCCCGAGGTCGTCGACTTCATGGACGGCTACGGGCTCGGCAAGTGGGGCGAGGGACATTCGCTGATCTATCTCGACGACGCTAACCGGGAGGAGGTGTTCCGCTGGAACATCGGTCTGTGGCTGCGGCTGTTCGACAAGGTCCCGGTCGCGGTCAATTACCACCGGTTCATCGGCTGGCACAAGCCGGGCGATCCGCCCTCGGCGACCACCGGCTGGGGCAGCCCGGCACCTGGCAGCCTCGAGTTGCTCACCTGGGCGTTCGAGCAGGGCTGCAGCCTGCGGCATGACGCCTTCGGGATGACCACCTATTACGGCCAGTGGGAACGCGACCTGGCGGCCGCCTGGAAGTTCCGTCGCCCGGTGATCATGGAGGGCGGCTGGATCACCGGGTCGCACAGCTACACCGACGATCCGCGCGGATATCAGACCCCTCGCGACGTCCGGCAGGGGGAATACGACGATTCCGCCGAGGGGCACGTCAACACAATGGACTTCCGGGTCGGCAACGAGACCCTGAGTTGGTTCAACGACGCACCCGACCTGATCGACGCGTTCACCGCCAACGGGTCCTACCGGCTCTATCCGGACACACTGTCGCTGCCGACAGTGCTGCATCCGGGTGCCGCGCCGACCATCGTGCACCGCTGGAGCAATGACGGGTGGGGGTACTGCCCGAACAACCTCCCGCAGTGGGGGTACCGGTACAAGCCGGCCTTTGCCCTGCTCGATGAGGACCTGACGGTGGTAGCGACCGCGGTCGACCGGGACGCCGAGCCGTCGGTCTGGCTGCGCGGCACTTCGACCGAGTACCGGTTCACTCCGAAGATCGACAACGTTCCGGGTGGGCGCTATCAGTGGGGTGTCGCGGTCGTCGACACCGGCCGGTCGGATACTCCGGGGCTGGAGTTGGCAGCCGAGGGCCGAGTCAGCCCGTCCGGCTGGTTGTTGGTGGGGGACTGCACTGTCGGCTGA
- a CDS encoding extracellular solute-binding protein, protein MSSHVSRRGLLGGLIGVGAMAAVGSPLLSACSTGPKVANTRAAVNTVKLPTFVAFDGPTPQYPSSLPAAPSGFTKYPADTVRTVPKPPLTEPLSAMVGTFSPLPTGQAKNPAWKEVESRLGARLDLTIVPNSDYLTKFQTAIAGKKLPDVTLVSTIDHPAEFFNSVAVDLTAHLSGDAIKDYPNLAAIPTLAWKDCIVDNKIFKLPIPRGGSAGAGFYNKTLLDKAGITTMPTDTDDFLDALVELTRPQDGHWGFINTTGNTYFQVIAMMFGVPYGWRNDHGKLIADLETDEYAAAIEYMTTMVKKKLQVPGSDGIDGTARTNSFKAGKAAFVQDGLPGYLGYFSEMPEGEPLPYIPVGAPGQKGVTYFDNVTFGTTFINKKSEARIQQILGALNFFAAPFGSEEYTLLHYGIQGKDHTLDKSGSPVLTEQGSRDLTVPWGYLVGPGLTISNSDPDFVKQYIDANQAVDKMAVENPCKNLISPTSNEKGTKISTDLSDVRNDIIAGRKKMTDWKPAVEKWRKDGGDAMRQEYQSVL, encoded by the coding sequence ATGTCATCGCATGTCTCCCGTCGCGGGCTTCTCGGCGGACTGATCGGCGTCGGTGCAATGGCCGCCGTCGGATCGCCGCTGCTGTCGGCCTGTTCGACCGGACCGAAGGTCGCCAACACCAGGGCCGCGGTGAACACGGTCAAACTGCCGACCTTCGTCGCTTTCGACGGTCCGACGCCGCAATACCCGTCGTCGTTGCCCGCCGCCCCGTCCGGCTTCACGAAGTATCCGGCCGACACCGTCCGGACGGTGCCGAAGCCGCCGCTCACCGAGCCGCTGTCGGCGATGGTCGGCACCTTCAGTCCGTTGCCCACCGGGCAGGCCAAGAACCCGGCATGGAAGGAGGTCGAGAGCCGGCTCGGGGCTCGCCTGGACCTGACCATCGTGCCGAACAGTGACTACCTGACGAAGTTCCAGACCGCGATCGCGGGCAAGAAGTTGCCCGACGTCACCCTGGTCAGCACGATCGATCATCCGGCCGAGTTCTTCAATTCGGTCGCGGTCGACCTGACCGCACACCTGTCCGGTGACGCGATCAAGGACTATCCCAACCTGGCGGCGATCCCAACGCTGGCCTGGAAAGATTGCATCGTCGACAACAAGATCTTCAAGCTACCGATCCCGCGCGGTGGCAGTGCCGGTGCCGGGTTCTACAACAAGACCCTGCTGGACAAGGCCGGCATCACGACGATGCCGACCGACACCGACGACTTCCTCGACGCCCTGGTGGAGCTGACCCGACCGCAGGACGGTCATTGGGGCTTCATCAACACCACCGGAAACACCTACTTCCAGGTGATAGCGATGATGTTCGGCGTGCCGTACGGCTGGCGAAACGATCATGGCAAGCTGATCGCCGATCTGGAGACCGACGAGTACGCCGCCGCGATCGAGTACATGACCACGATGGTGAAGAAGAAGCTGCAGGTGCCCGGGTCGGACGGCATCGACGGCACCGCGCGGACCAACAGTTTCAAGGCAGGCAAGGCCGCCTTCGTCCAGGATGGCCTGCCCGGCTATCTGGGCTACTTCAGCGAGATGCCCGAGGGTGAGCCGTTGCCGTACATCCCGGTCGGGGCGCCAGGGCAGAAGGGCGTCACCTACTTCGACAACGTCACCTTCGGCACCACCTTCATCAACAAGAAGAGTGAGGCACGGATACAGCAGATCCTCGGCGCCTTGAACTTCTTCGCCGCGCCCTTCGGCAGCGAGGAGTACACATTGCTGCACTACGGCATCCAGGGTAAGGACCATACCCTGGACAAGAGTGGATCGCCGGTGCTGACCGAACAGGGCAGCCGTGATCTCACCGTCCCGTGGGGCTACCTGGTCGGCCCGGGGCTGACCATTTCCAACTCCGATCCAGACTTCGTCAAGCAGTACATCGACGCGAACCAGGCCGTGGACAAGATGGCGGTCGAGAACCCGTGCAAGAACCTGATCTCGCCGACGTCGAACGAGAAGGGCACCAAGATCTCCACCGACCTCAGCGACGTCCGCAACGACATCATCGCCGGTCGCAAGAAGATGACGGACTGGAAACCGGCCGTCGAGAAGTGGCGCAAGGACGGCGGTGACGCGATGCGCCAGGAGTATCAGTCGGTGCTCTGA
- the hydA gene encoding dihydropyrimidinase yields the protein MATILITGGTVIQATGETAADVLIDGEQIAAVLAPGSTLLGHDLAAGVDRVIDAAGKYVIPGGVDAHTHMEMPFGGTEACDTFETGTRAAAWGGTTTIIDFAIQRSGEQVEDGLAQWHRKADGNCAIDYGFHQIIGGVDEQSLKAMDTLIDEGITSYKLFMAYPGVFYSDDAQVLRAMQKASELGLLTMMHAENGPAIDVLAEQLVERGKTSPYYHGIARAWQLEEEATHRAIMLADVARAPLYVVHVSAKQAVAQLAAARGEGKNVFGETCPQYLYLSLEEQLGAPGFEGAKWVCSTPLRSRAEGHQDAIWQALRGNDLQMVSTDHCPFCMKDQKELGVDDFRAIPNGIGSVEHRMNLLYQGVVTGRISRPRWVELTSTTPARMFGLYGRKGVIAPGADADVVIYDPNGHTSIGLQKTHHMNMDHSAWEGFEIDGHVDLVLSRGAVLIDDGAYVGRKGHGRYLKRDLSQYLN from the coding sequence ATGGCCACCATCCTGATCACCGGCGGCACCGTCATCCAGGCCACCGGCGAGACGGCCGCCGACGTGTTGATCGACGGCGAACAGATCGCCGCCGTCCTCGCGCCCGGGTCGACGCTGCTCGGACATGATCTTGCTGCCGGTGTCGACCGGGTGATCGACGCCGCAGGCAAGTATGTGATTCCGGGTGGCGTCGATGCCCACACCCACATGGAGATGCCGTTCGGTGGCACGGAAGCCTGCGACACCTTCGAGACCGGCACCCGGGCGGCCGCCTGGGGCGGCACCACGACGATCATCGACTTCGCCATCCAGCGCTCCGGGGAACAGGTCGAGGACGGGTTGGCGCAGTGGCATCGCAAGGCCGACGGCAACTGCGCGATCGACTACGGCTTCCATCAGATCATCGGCGGCGTGGACGAGCAGAGTCTGAAGGCGATGGACACGCTGATCGACGAGGGCATCACCAGCTACAAGTTGTTCATGGCCTATCCCGGCGTCTTCTACTCCGACGACGCCCAGGTGCTGCGTGCGATGCAGAAGGCATCGGAGCTGGGGCTGCTCACCATGATGCACGCCGAGAACGGGCCGGCGATCGACGTGTTGGCCGAGCAATTGGTCGAGCGGGGCAAGACATCGCCGTACTACCACGGGATCGCGCGGGCCTGGCAGCTGGAGGAGGAGGCCACCCATCGGGCGATCATGCTGGCCGATGTCGCCCGGGCTCCGCTCTATGTGGTGCACGTCTCGGCCAAACAAGCGGTCGCGCAACTGGCCGCTGCCCGCGGCGAAGGGAAGAACGTCTTCGGCGAGACCTGCCCGCAGTATCTCTATCTGTCCTTGGAGGAACAGCTCGGAGCGCCGGGATTCGAGGGAGCCAAATGGGTCTGCTCGACGCCGCTGCGGTCCCGGGCCGAGGGACACCAGGACGCGATCTGGCAGGCGCTGCGCGGCAACGATCTACAAATGGTGTCCACCGATCATTGCCCGTTCTGCATGAAGGATCAGAAGGAGTTGGGAGTCGACGACTTCCGGGCCATCCCGAACGGGATCGGCTCGGTGGAGCATCGGATGAACCTGCTCTACCAGGGTGTGGTGACCGGCCGGATCAGCCGGCCGCGCTGGGTCGAGCTGACCTCGACGACTCCGGCGCGGATGTTCGGTCTGTACGGCAGGAAGGGAGTGATCGCGCCCGGAGCCGATGCCGACGTCGTGATCTACGACCCGAACGGCCACACCTCGATCGGGCTGCAGAAGACCCACCACATGAACATGGATCACTCGGCCTGGGAGGGGTTCGAGATCGACGGGCATGTTGATCTTGTCCTCTCCCGCGGGGCGGTGCTGATCGACGACGGCGCCTATGTCGGCCGCAAGGGCCACGGGCGCTATCTGAAACGGGACCTGAGTCAGTACCTGAACTGA
- a CDS encoding ABC transporter permease, with translation MTDSLLERSRRLSHPAVSARLTGRRSWLERLRRDRVMLLLALPGFCFFVLFHYVPLLGNLIAFKDYQSYLGFLASPWNGLQNFAVLAEPDFLHALLNTLKFALLQLVLFFPAPIALALLLNSIVSSKIRRFVQSVVYLPHFIGWVILVSICRQLIGGTGLLPHLLGSLGLPRVDLMTDGSFFPFLITFQTIWKDTGWGTIIYLAALLSIDTEQYEAAAIDGAGGRQRLWHVTLPAIMPVTILLLILQLGSILSVGFEQILLQRDAVGADAAEVLDTYVYFHGVVDGDFGTSTAVGLVKGIVGLILILGANKLAHIFGQDGIYAR, from the coding sequence ATGACGGACAGCTTGCTGGAGCGGTCGCGGCGGCTCTCGCACCCAGCGGTCTCCGCGCGACTCACCGGCCGCCGGTCCTGGCTGGAACGGCTGCGTCGCGATCGGGTGATGTTGCTGCTGGCGCTGCCCGGCTTCTGCTTCTTCGTGCTGTTCCACTACGTGCCGCTGCTGGGCAACCTGATCGCGTTCAAGGACTACCAGTCCTATCTCGGCTTCCTCGCCTCGCCGTGGAACGGGCTGCAGAATTTTGCGGTGCTGGCCGAGCCGGACTTCCTGCACGCGTTGCTGAACACGCTGAAGTTCGCACTCCTGCAGTTGGTCCTGTTCTTCCCGGCGCCGATCGCGCTGGCCTTGCTGCTGAACAGCATCGTTAGCTCCAAGATCAGGCGTTTCGTGCAGAGCGTGGTCTATCTGCCGCACTTCATCGGCTGGGTGATCCTGGTGTCGATCTGTCGGCAGCTGATCGGTGGCACCGGGCTGCTGCCGCACCTGCTCGGCTCGCTCGGGTTGCCGCGCGTTGACCTGATGACTGACGGCAGCTTCTTCCCGTTCCTGATCACCTTCCAGACCATCTGGAAGGACACCGGCTGGGGGACGATCATCTACCTCGCCGCGCTGCTCAGCATCGATACCGAACAGTACGAGGCCGCAGCGATCGACGGCGCCGGCGGCCGACAGCGGTTGTGGCACGTCACGCTGCCGGCGATCATGCCGGTCACCATCCTGTTGTTGATCTTGCAACTGGGAAGCATCCTGTCGGTCGGCTTCGAGCAAATCCTGCTGCAGCGGGACGCCGTCGGCGCCGACGCGGCCGAGGTGCTGGACACCTACGTCTACTTCCACGGCGTGGTGGACGGCGATTTCGGGACCAGTACGGCCGTCGGTCTGGTCAAGGGGATCGTCGGGCTGATCCTGATCCTCGGCGCCAACAAGCTCGCCCACATCTTCGGCCAGGACGGGATCTACGCGCGATGA
- a CDS encoding FAD-dependent oxidoreductase translates to MTPEHLPICIVGGGLGGLTLARVLTANGIDTVVLEAEPSRHSRVQGGMLDIHAESGQSALRTAGLHDSFRTLVHPGGEAMRIVDRSGTVLRDEADPGTFDRPEIDRGQLRDLLLDALPAATIRWGQKVTGAEPIDSATGRHLVQLADGRSYTTDLLIGADGAWSRIRPLVSDARPAYAGICFLEVDLHDADRRHPAEAAMMGGGMLFALDGDLGVLGHREADGSLHVYVGHRCAEDWIDTIDFADTATARTTVSKMLDGWHPALRGMIEHADGPIIPRRINALPVGHSWPHTPGVTLLGDAAHLMSPFAGEGANLAMLDGAEFGRAIVASPDDLEQAVASYQEALFPRSAAAAQDSADSLELIFAADAPHGLARAFAAAAPA, encoded by the coding sequence ATGACACCCGAACACCTCCCCATCTGCATCGTCGGCGGCGGACTAGGCGGCCTCACCCTGGCCCGCGTCCTGACGGCGAACGGCATCGACACGGTCGTACTGGAAGCCGAACCCTCCCGCCACTCCCGGGTCCAGGGCGGCATGCTCGACATCCACGCCGAGAGTGGGCAGAGCGCACTGCGCACCGCCGGGCTGCACGACTCCTTCCGCACCTTGGTCCATCCCGGCGGTGAGGCGATGCGGATCGTCGACCGCAGCGGAACGGTGCTCCGCGACGAGGCCGATCCGGGCACGTTCGATCGTCCGGAGATCGACCGCGGACAGCTCCGCGATCTGCTGCTGGATGCACTGCCCGCGGCGACCATCCGCTGGGGCCAGAAGGTCACCGGTGCCGAGCCGATCGACTCCGCGACCGGACGTCACCTGGTGCAGCTGGCGGACGGCCGCAGCTACACCACCGATCTGCTGATCGGCGCCGACGGTGCGTGGTCGCGGATCCGGCCGCTGGTTTCCGACGCCCGTCCGGCCTATGCCGGGATCTGCTTCCTGGAGGTGGATCTGCACGACGCGGACCGTCGGCATCCGGCGGAGGCGGCCATGATGGGCGGCGGCATGCTGTTCGCTCTCGACGGCGATCTCGGCGTCCTCGGGCATCGCGAAGCCGACGGCAGCCTGCACGTCTACGTCGGCCATCGGTGTGCGGAGGACTGGATCGACACCATCGACTTCGCCGACACCGCGACGGCCCGGACCACCGTGTCAAAGATGCTGGACGGCTGGCACCCTGCGCTCCGCGGGATGATCGAACACGCCGACGGTCCGATCATCCCGCGCCGGATCAACGCGTTGCCGGTCGGCCACAGCTGGCCCCACACACCGGGCGTCACGCTGCTCGGCGACGCCGCCCACCTGATGTCCCCCTTCGCCGGTGAGGGCGCCAACCTGGCGATGCTCGACGGTGCCGAGTTCGGCCGCGCGATCGTGGCCTCACCGGATGATCTCGAGCAAGCGGTAGCGAGCTATCAGGAGGCGCTTTTCCCCCGCTCCGCCGCGGCGGCGCAGGACTCTGCCGACAGTCTGGAGTTGATCTTCGCCGCCGACGCTCCGCACGGCCTGGCGCGGGCGTTCGCCGCGGCAGCGCCTGCCTGA
- a CDS encoding TIGR03842 family LLM class F420-dependent oxidoreductase, protein MDFGIVLQCDPPAARTVALARQAEEYGFSHVWTFDSHLLWQEPYVIHSRILAETRRVMVGPFVTNPATRDWTVTASVFATLNQMYGNRTVCGIGRGDSAVRVTNGKPTTLAELREAIAVIKGLANGRQVDYRGSTVRFPWAADSRCEVWVAAYGPKALALAGEVGDGYILQLADPDIGRWMINEVRRAAIEAGRDPDAITFCVAAPFYIGQERQHMRDQSRWFGGMVGNHVADLVARYGKDGGLPAALTDYIAGRQGYDYNEHGRAGNTHTDFVPDEIIDRFCILGSATDHIARLQQLKEIGVHQFAGYLQHDNKEETLRSYGETVIPALREHLAARS, encoded by the coding sequence ATGGACTTCGGGATCGTGCTGCAGTGTGATCCGCCCGCGGCGCGAACGGTCGCGCTGGCGCGGCAGGCCGAGGAATACGGCTTCAGCCACGTCTGGACCTTCGACAGTCATCTGCTGTGGCAGGAGCCGTACGTCATCCACAGCCGGATCCTGGCCGAGACCCGCAGGGTGATGGTCGGGCCGTTCGTCACCAATCCGGCGACCCGCGACTGGACCGTCACCGCCTCGGTGTTCGCCACCCTGAACCAGATGTACGGCAACCGCACCGTCTGCGGCATCGGCCGTGGCGATTCCGCGGTCCGGGTCACCAACGGCAAGCCGACGACCCTGGCCGAGCTGCGGGAGGCGATCGCGGTGATCAAGGGGCTGGCCAACGGCCGGCAGGTCGACTATCGCGGGTCGACGGTGAGATTTCCCTGGGCCGCGGACAGTCGCTGCGAGGTGTGGGTGGCGGCCTACGGGCCGAAGGCGCTGGCGCTGGCCGGTGAGGTCGGTGACGGCTACATCCTGCAGCTCGCCGACCCCGACATCGGGCGCTGGATGATCAACGAAGTCAGACGGGCAGCGATCGAAGCCGGACGCGATCCGGACGCGATCACCTTCTGTGTCGCGGCGCCGTTCTACATCGGTCAGGAGCGGCAGCACATGCGTGATCAGAGCCGGTGGTTCGGCGGCATGGTCGGCAATCACGTCGCCGATCTGGTCGCTCGCTACGGCAAGGACGGCGGCCTCCCGGCCGCCCTCACCGACTACATCGCCGGCCGGCAGGGCTACGACTACAACGAGCACGGCCGGGCCGGCAACACGCACACCGACTTCGTCCCCGACGAGATCATCGACCGCTTCTGCATCCTCGGCTCGGCCACCGATCACATCGCCAGACTCCAACAGCTGAAGGAGATCGGGGTCCATCAGTTCGCCGGCTATCTCCAGCACGACAACAAGGAGGAAACCCTGCGAAGCTACGGTGAGACGGTCATCCCGGCGCTCCGCGAGCACCTGGCCGCCAGATCCTGA
- a CDS encoding TetR/AcrR family transcriptional regulator: MNASESSPRSRRDRPAKPPLSRDWIIDSAVEIMRTEGLAKVTMRRVAQELDTGPASLYVYVANTAELHSAMLDRLLGDLRPSGSGPWTEQVEQLLIDYTVLLSGYPGLARAALMIRPSGEHALGLFDRLLGLLLDGDVAPDRAAWGADLLILLGTAEAAEHGARDTADPNPAVDPSHGWAAVEAAVRAADPGRLPHLAAHADVALAGNGPDRLRWAFRAVLSGIAATATITTPPTQEDHR, encoded by the coding sequence GTGAACGCTTCCGAGTCATCGCCACGCAGCCGACGCGATCGCCCCGCCAAACCGCCGCTGTCCCGCGACTGGATCATCGACTCCGCGGTCGAGATCATGCGGACCGAGGGCTTGGCCAAGGTGACGATGCGGCGAGTGGCCCAGGAGCTCGACACCGGCCCGGCATCGTTGTACGTCTACGTCGCCAACACCGCGGAGCTGCACAGCGCGATGCTGGATCGACTGCTCGGCGATCTGCGGCCGTCCGGCTCCGGACCCTGGACCGAGCAGGTCGAGCAACTCCTGATCGACTACACCGTGCTGCTGTCCGGCTACCCCGGACTGGCACGTGCGGCGCTGATGATCAGACCGTCCGGCGAACACGCTCTCGGCCTGTTCGACCGGCTGCTCGGTCTGCTGCTCGACGGCGACGTCGCACCCGACCGGGCCGCCTGGGGCGCCGACCTGTTGATCTTGCTCGGCACCGCGGAAGCCGCCGAGCACGGCGCCCGGGACACCGCGGATCCCAACCCTGCCGTCGATCCGAGCCATGGTTGGGCTGCGGTCGAGGCCGCGGTCCGCGCCGCGGATCCCGGGCGGCTGCCGCACCTGGCAGCGCACGCCGACGTGGCCCTGGCCGGCAACGGTCCCGATCGACTGCGATGGGCGTTCCGAGCGGTGCTGTCCGGGATCGCCGCGACCGCCACGATCACCACCCCACCCACACAGGAGGACCACCGATGA